In Equus przewalskii isolate Varuska chromosome 15, EquPr2, whole genome shotgun sequence, a single genomic region encodes these proteins:
- the POC1A gene encoding POC1 centriolar protein homolog A isoform X5: MAAPCPEDPSLERHFKGHRDAVTCVDFSFNTKQLASGSMDSCLMLWHMKPQSRAYRFVGHKDAVTCVNFSPSGHLLASGSRDKTVRIWVPNVKGESTVFRAHTATVRSVHFCSDGQSLVTASDDKTVKVWSTHRQKFLFSLSQHINWVRCAKFSPDGRLIVSASDDKTVKLWDKTSRECVHSYCEHGSFVTYVDFHPSGTCIAAASMDNTVKVWDVRTHRLLQHYQLHSAAVNALSFHPSGNYLVTASSDSTLKILDLMEGRLLYTLHGHQGPATTVAFSRTGEYFASGGSDEQVMVWKSNFDVVDYGEIIKVQRPPTMLASSSGNLTVSILEQRLTLTEDKLKQCLENQQLIMQRTTP, translated from the exons ATGGCCGCGCCTTGCCCG GAGGACCCCTCATTGGAGAGGCATTTTAAGGGCCACCGAGATGCAGTTACCTGTGTGGACTTCAGTTTCAACACGAAGCAGCTGG ccaGTGGCTCCATGGACTCATGCCTCATGCTCTGGCACATGAAGCCCCAGTCACGTGCCTACCGCTTTGTGGGCCACAAGGATGCTGTCACCTGTGTGAACTTCTCCCCTTCGGGACACCTGCTTGCCTCCGGCTCCCGTGACAAGACTGTCCGCATCTGGGTACCCAATGT CAAAGGTGAGTCAACTGTGTTTCGTGCACATACGGCCACAGTGAGGAGTGTCCACTTCTGTAGCGATGGCCAGTCCCTCGTGACAGCCTCTGATGACAAAACAGTCAAGGTGTGGTCGACTCATCGCCAGAAATTCCTCTTCTCCCTGAGCCAGCACATCAACTGGGTCCGCTGTGCCAA GTTCTCCCCCGATGGGCGGCTCATCGTGTCTGCCAGTGATGACAAGACTGTCAAGCTGTGGGACAAGACCAGCCGGGAGTGTGTCCACTCATACTGTGAGCATGGCAG CTTTGTCACTTATGTGGATTTCCACCCCAGTGGCACATGCATTGCCGCCGCCAGCATGGACAACACGGTGAAGGTGTGGGATGTGCGGACTCACCGACTCTTGCAGCATTATCAGT TGCACAGCGCGGCAGTGAATGCCCTCTCCTTCCACCCGTCGGGAAACTACCTGGTCACAGCCTCCAGCGACTCGACTCTGAAGATCCTGGACCTCATGGAGGGCCGGCTGCTCTACACGCTCCACGGGCATCAG GGTCCAGCCACCACTGTTGCCTTTTCAAGAACAGGGGAGTATTTTGCTTCTGGAGGTTCTGATGAACAA GTGATGGTTTGGAAGAGTAACTTTGATGTTGTCGATTATGGAGAAATCATAAAAGTGCAGAGGCCCCCAACTATGCTAGCCAGCTCCTCTGGGAATCTG
- the POC1A gene encoding POC1 centriolar protein homolog A isoform X6 produces the protein MAAPCPEDPSLERHFKGHRDAVTCVDFSFNTKQLASGSMDSCLMLWHMKPQSRAYRFVGHKDAVTCVNFSPSGHLLASGSRDKTVRIWVPNVKGESTVFRAHTATVRSVHFCSDGQSLVTASDDKTVKVWSTHRQKFLFSLSQHINWVRCAKFSPDGRLIVSASDDKTVKLWDKTSRECVHSYCEHGSFVTYVDFHPSGTCIAAASMDNTVKVWDVRTHRLLQHYQLHSAAVNALSFHPSGNYLVTASSDSTLKILDLMEGRLLYTLHGHQGPATTVAFSRTGEYFASGGSDEQVMVWKSNFDVVDYGEIIKVQRPPTMLASSSGNLKWISPSHQAEAGVRSQCRASPRSPSACPRH, from the exons ATGGCCGCGCCTTGCCCG GAGGACCCCTCATTGGAGAGGCATTTTAAGGGCCACCGAGATGCAGTTACCTGTGTGGACTTCAGTTTCAACACGAAGCAGCTGG ccaGTGGCTCCATGGACTCATGCCTCATGCTCTGGCACATGAAGCCCCAGTCACGTGCCTACCGCTTTGTGGGCCACAAGGATGCTGTCACCTGTGTGAACTTCTCCCCTTCGGGACACCTGCTTGCCTCCGGCTCCCGTGACAAGACTGTCCGCATCTGGGTACCCAATGT CAAAGGTGAGTCAACTGTGTTTCGTGCACATACGGCCACAGTGAGGAGTGTCCACTTCTGTAGCGATGGCCAGTCCCTCGTGACAGCCTCTGATGACAAAACAGTCAAGGTGTGGTCGACTCATCGCCAGAAATTCCTCTTCTCCCTGAGCCAGCACATCAACTGGGTCCGCTGTGCCAA GTTCTCCCCCGATGGGCGGCTCATCGTGTCTGCCAGTGATGACAAGACTGTCAAGCTGTGGGACAAGACCAGCCGGGAGTGTGTCCACTCATACTGTGAGCATGGCAG CTTTGTCACTTATGTGGATTTCCACCCCAGTGGCACATGCATTGCCGCCGCCAGCATGGACAACACGGTGAAGGTGTGGGATGTGCGGACTCACCGACTCTTGCAGCATTATCAGT TGCACAGCGCGGCAGTGAATGCCCTCTCCTTCCACCCGTCGGGAAACTACCTGGTCACAGCCTCCAGCGACTCGACTCTGAAGATCCTGGACCTCATGGAGGGCCGGCTGCTCTACACGCTCCACGGGCATCAG GGTCCAGCCACCACTGTTGCCTTTTCAAGAACAGGGGAGTATTTTGCTTCTGGAGGTTCTGATGAACAA GTGATGGTTTGGAAGAGTAACTTTGATGTTGTCGATTATGGAGAAATCATAAAAGTGCAGAGGCCCCCAACTATGCTAGCCAGCTCCTCTGGGAATCTG